One Xyrauchen texanus isolate HMW12.3.18 chromosome 26, RBS_HiC_50CHRs, whole genome shotgun sequence genomic window, TATAAAAGCAAAACATAGTAACTTGAATTCAAAAGTCAGTTGGTGTGGATTTTGAAGTTGCTGCAATTTCGCACAGCATTTGATTCCGAGCATTCTTGAGACAAAAACATCTGTATTGGGACAGATCATATTCTAAGAGACCTGATTTCTGTCAACTAAATTTTGACATAATGTGAAGTTTTACGTGCATTACGTAGGTAACTTGATTTCAATGGTTCAATATACTGGAATTCAATGCATGTTCTGAAAACCAAGATTTCCAAGAATATGTATGCCCATTAAAaatataggaatagttcacccaaaaatgaaaattctcttatcatttacttacccttatgacATACTGGATAGACAAAAGCAGATATAAGGTTAGCTAATAGGGGCTTACACCAGAAGTGATTGGagcataaaagagatgtttgtatttgatgtcttacaaatttcatatttaactttgattcttttgaaaatctttcaaactgtggtattaaggCAACAAATTCAAACCATACAGTCACATTCATGAGAATgacagctttcatttgatatatgtttTGTCTaattaattgccattttaaacacttttaaaattaGATTAATGTTTCTACTACATGAactctaggtggcgctgatttgcTAAGTGAATGTTTTCagcccttattttgttattttatcaaatcaaaatcaaatctctttattgtcgcaaccatatacacaagagcaacagtgggtgaacgtcttgggtgcagttccaagcaacatagcagtatgacaattacaataaacatctgatttacacataacacaattaCACAtattgttacacaacacaatatacacctaataatatacaatatatagtatacataaaaaaagaaaactgtatacaataaaacTACAATGTACACCTCGAAACGAATGTAaaaagtattaagctcatccgagAGAGGCAGTGGTGTTCACGGCAGTTTTTATTTCCAAGTCCGTGATGATAGtaatgccctgccacatgcttctagagtcagtggtgttgaactgtccttcaatctagTCCCTGTACAGacatttggctgctctgatattTTTGCAGAGGGCATAACTGGTTTATTTATTCTCCTTCAAGTttccggaattaaaagcggatgtCCGTGCCTTAAGTGACGCACGAACATTGGTATAAATACACGgtttctggttagggtagattcatattgttttggttggcactatattatctatgcacttcctgatgaaacgcgTTATGGTATCAGCGTAGACCTctatgtcgtcatcagaggcggactggaACATCTTCCAGTCCACTTTATCAAAACAGTCCTGTAGCGTAGAATTTGATttgtctgaccagcactggatcgttctgtgGGCAGGTGCTTCcggtttcagtttctgcctgtaagtggACCGAAgaagaatggaagagtggtccgatttgccaaatggtgggcgggggagggatatGTAGCCATCCCAGAAGGGACAGATGTATATAATTATAACAtgaatgcagaagtgatggttatctatgCTTACAAACGATAACCCATTTTCCTGACTTAAGTATTTGGAGACTTGAACATTTCAAGCGTAAACTTTTTTCTCAATATGGCACACCCCTTTTGGAACCACCGACATGACCTAACTAGGATTTGCTTTTACAAGAGGAAGCTAGACATTATGTGTACTTCTAAAATAAATACATCTATGTGGAAGTGTTAAGTGTCATAATTTCCATGACACTTATGAGTGCCACTTCTGACCAAGACCAACCGATTAAAACATTTGAGGAGGGATATCTGTCCATTTTTTGTCTTAGATAACAAACAAGTATAAAATATCAGATTGCTGGGATATGATCAAAACACACACCAATGAATATTTTCCTGTTTTATGGTTATAGGTCATTAATGGTGAATAGGGCTAGGTATTGCTTAATTTACAAGCTTGATTTGATTAAATTCCAAATCATGGGTATGTTATGTCCATTTTGCTATATATGAAAGACATTTTTTTCTCAGTttatgctgttaattataaaggGATCCTTCTAAATTGGTGTATTACGATAAAATTATATCATTTTGGTAATACTAATATTACATGTTTATTCTGTGTACTGTTTATATGCAGaatttgtactatttaaaagTATTTGTATTGCTAAAACTGTACAATCTCTTTGAGAATAGTGGCAGTTCAGCGAGCACCTCACAGAAGTTTTTGCTTGACCACATACTAACGGTATATTTAATTGGCTTATTTACTGCATCCGTGCTATGTGTGATAAGAACGAagcgttttttttgtttgttttttgttactcAACAACTGATTgtgaagaacagaaagggtattaagagacattattaaatgataaatgtttgtgtatatctctttagacacacattacatggaaagAGTCAAACTAAAATTTGattcaacacacagtgaaaggatctctgtgctgaacttcttcaccaatATACTGCTCGATAACTGGTAGGTGAAAAAGTTACCATCCAGATGCTAAATCAAAGAAATGTTTTACCCATCCCTAATGGTAACAGAGGCCACAGTGAGCTATCTAAGGGTGTTTGGGTGGGGATTATGTTACCTTGACGGATAGCTGCAAGAAGGTCACTGCGTCCATCACTCGCGGCTGGAGCAGGCTGGGCTTTGGTTGTTGTGGTGGCATGAAGTCCTCCTGAGGGAGGTGGGCCTGAAGCAGAGGGAGGAGGTGGGCctgggggaggaggaggagggggaggaggaggtGGTCCACCTGACATGGGTGGAGGAGGTGGAGCTGGAATACAGGCATCCATGGGTGGTGGAGGTGGGATGGAAGCAATATCGTTGGAGAATGTAGGTGGAGGAGAAGGGGGAGAATCATATCCTAGAGGAGGTGGAGGTGGGACCATCCCACcaggaggtggaggtggaggggGTTCCATAGGGGGGGCCACAGTCAGACGGCCTGGGGGAGAGGTAGCCATGGCTGGTGGAGCAGGAGGAGGATGACTGGGGCTTAAAACACTGCTACGCTTCTGGTGCACAGCACCAGATTGTCCATCATGATAACTGCAAGATAACAAGCATTTGTCAGCTCAAAAATTAATCAACACTTGATCCTTAGTGGAAGTTTACAcagaaatacaaattaatttattcaacctcatgttgttccaaacctgtatcacTTTGTTATTTCCTCAGAACACAActaaagatgttaggcagaatgttagcctcagtcaccatttacttttattgcatggaaaaaatgcaagaaaagtgaatggtgacggaggctgacattctgcctaatatcttttttttttgtgtgtgttccgGGGCAATAGGAAAGtgattcaggtttggaacaacatgagggtaaggaaATAACAAGATCAAGAAAAGATACTCACGGCATGTCAGGAGGTGGTGGTGGTAAGTCTTCTTGCATTGGAGGTGGAAGTGGAGAGCCAGGATCATAGCTGTAGGAGCCAGTGCTTTGGTCTAAATACCCATCAGAGTTATTAAAACCTGTATCATCACCAGAGCCAGTACTGCCATTCAACCGTTCTAAAGAGCTGTAAGAGACAtattgacacaaacacaacaatataaaacttaaataacaataattgtatttatataccAAAACAGTGCAATATCCATGTGCAGTCACTTTGCATTATGTATTTATTACCTTATGAtattatttttggggtaaacaaaCTCCTCCCCCATTTTCAGACGTTCCCATTCTTCTTTACGAGTTTTGATCTTTCGAGGGTTGAAGTTCCCTCGGTTGAGGTTGTCATCTTTCCTCTTCTACTCTcaatacacaaataaattatataaaaacagacaTATTAAAGAAGACAATGTATTCTGGAGGGCATTTTAAGGTGGTACTGTGTAAATGTGACAATGTGCGTATGTCTCACCTTGTGTTTACGTTTCTCTTTCATAATATCCTTAGTATCTTGAAGCATTTTCTCTTTCCAAAGGTCAAAGAAATAAGAAGGATCAGTGTAGAACTTCAAAGCCTCCTTACCATCCtcccttaaaaaaaacaaaaacagtaatgAGAACACACTTTAAAAcatggttttcaaactggggtctgaGGACCCCCAGGGGGCCACAAGAGGGCTGCAGGAAATTCAAAATTTAACTTTTGAATATGTTTGACAGTTTTACACACATTATtaccatttattttttctttctaaagACTGATAGAAAATTATGAGATTAATGGGGATTCGTTTATTCAATAAAAGATACACTGCCAAtttaatacaatgtaaataatattttaatttaatatgtttagatatacactcactgagcactttattaggaacacctgtacacctacttatttatgtgattatctactcagccaattgtgtggtagcagtgcaatgcataaagtca contains:
- the LOC127619733 gene encoding actin-binding protein WASF2-like — protein: MPLVTRNIEPRHLCRQTLPNTIKSELECVTNITLANIIRQLGSLSKYAEDVFGELFVQASSFAERVNTLGDRVDKLQVKVTQLDPKEEEVSLQAITSRKAFHSNFIQDQQLFIRDSLPQPIQETYLTCSQPPPLNNLSIYREDGKEALKFYTDPSYFFDLWKEKMLQDTKDIMKEKRKHKKRKDDNLNRGNFNPRKIKTRKEEWERLKMGEEFVYPKNNIISSLERLNGSTGSGDDTGFNNSDGYLDQSTGSYSYDPGSPLPPPMQEDLPPPPPDMPYHDGQSGAVHQKRSSVLSPSHPPPAPPAMATSPPGRLTVAPPMEPPPPPPPGGMVPPPPPLGYDSPPSPPPTFSNDIASIPPPPPMDACIPAPPPPPMSGGPPPPPPPPPPPGPPPPSASGPPPSGGLHATTTTKAQPAPAASDGRSDLLAAIRQGFNLRKVEEQREQEKRDHNGNDVAAILSRRIAVECSDSEDDSSEFDDDWSD